In Xenorhabdus poinarii G6, the following are encoded in one genomic region:
- a CDS encoding LysR substrate-binding domain-containing protein produces the protein MLNNIELKWLYDVVMLEELRSFTLAAERRNISQSSFSRRIRALENAVGFEIVNRNSNPLQLSLQGRHFIIYARNLIGDIEHQIDKIKGGKALRHRINIATAHSLSISLLPDFISGFMENADKVFNIESINVDEAVNNLKNGKSDFILSFFNDDLMTSPFLHHKVLNAQLYLVSGCDPDGNPLYRLEDEPLPLMKYTDESYMGRQVNQLLENNFRNKFTYFCLSSMSDLLKRMVLNGHGVGWLPDYSICEELKQQKLHLLAPEQASIKMDIFIYRTYSRLNPSSERFWQYMKNR, from the coding sequence ATGCTGAATAATATTGAATTGAAATGGTTATATGATGTTGTCATGTTGGAGGAGCTGCGAAGCTTTACGCTTGCAGCAGAACGGCGAAATATATCACAGTCTTCTTTTAGCCGAAGAATTCGGGCTCTTGAAAATGCAGTCGGTTTTGAAATAGTGAATCGTAACTCGAATCCATTACAGCTTTCATTACAAGGGAGGCACTTTATTATTTATGCCAGGAATCTGATTGGTGATATAGAGCACCAAATCGATAAAATAAAAGGCGGAAAAGCACTCAGGCATCGCATTAATATCGCCACCGCACATTCACTCTCTATTTCTCTATTGCCAGATTTTATTTCTGGTTTTATGGAAAATGCAGATAAGGTTTTTAATATTGAATCGATTAATGTCGATGAAGCCGTTAACAATCTAAAAAATGGCAAAAGTGATTTTATTCTGTCTTTTTTTAATGATGATTTAATGACTTCTCCATTTCTTCATCATAAGGTGTTAAATGCGCAATTATATCTTGTTTCTGGCTGTGATCCGGATGGTAATCCGTTATATCGCTTAGAAGACGAGCCGTTACCCTTGATGAAGTATACCGACGAAAGTTATATGGGGCGTCAGGTTAACCAGTTACTGGAAAACAATTTCAGAAATAAATTCACCTACTTTTGTCTTTCATCCATGAGTGATTTGTTGAAACGTATGGTGTTGAACGGCCACGGCGTTGGCTGGCTACCCGATTATTCAATTTGCGAGGAATTGAAGCAACAAAAACTCCATTTACTGGCACCAGAGCAGGCTTCGATAAAAATGGACATTTTTATTTATCGTACTTATTCCCGCCTTAACCCTTCTTCAGAACGATTTTGGCAATATATGAAAAACAGGTGA
- a CDS encoding aspartate/glutamate racemase family protein, with product MKKIIGILGGMGPAATIDAMDKIIKNTPARCDQEHIPVIAVSFPDIPDRTANIISDGESPLKKMLSALHVLEAESVQCIIMPCNTAHYWYDELSASTNVYFPNMIEIVCNKIVKEGVNNIAILATTGTVKARLYQNRLEKENVKYVIPDELQQYQIMESILAYKGGNDDRAYQLMESVIFQLKRAGVKKFIMGCTEIPIILSRKKDKENYIDTTEALVKAAVDWYCSDQFY from the coding sequence ATGAAAAAAATAATTGGCATTCTTGGTGGAATGGGACCGGCTGCAACAATTGATGCAATGGATAAAATCATTAAAAATACACCTGCACGCTGTGATCAGGAGCATATTCCAGTGATTGCGGTTTCATTTCCTGATATTCCTGACAGAACAGCTAACATAATTTCTGATGGTGAATCACCATTAAAGAAAATGTTGTCTGCATTACACGTATTAGAGGCGGAAAGTGTGCAATGTATTATTATGCCATGTAATACGGCACATTATTGGTATGATGAATTAAGCGCTTCAACTAACGTTTACTTTCCGAATATGATTGAGATTGTCTGTAATAAAATCGTGAAGGAAGGGGTTAATAATATCGCAATTCTCGCAACCACGGGAACGGTAAAAGCGAGACTTTATCAGAATAGATTGGAAAAAGAAAATGTGAAATATGTGATCCCTGATGAGCTGCAACAATATCAGATTATGGAAAGTATTCTGGCTTATAAAGGCGGGAATGATGACAGAGCTTATCAGTTAATGGAATCTGTTATTTTTCAGCTTAAACGTGCCGGTGTGAAGAAATTTATTATGGGATGCACTGAGATACCGATTATTCTTAGCCGTAAAAAGGATAAAGAAAATTATATTGATACGACGGAGGCGTTGGTTAAAGCGGCTGTAGACTGGTATTGTTCTGATCAATTTTATTGA
- the panP gene encoding pyridoxal-dependent aspartate 1-decarboxylase PanP, whose amino-acid sequence MQHFPDSLNEQEWQTLLSQFIPRPSEEALLELETDMTGDTTDDCRPPLNHPMHELTELESKFSSVIIPESPVDTGTYSQYLSAEILSQVVPVSSPAFVGHMTSALPNHLPALGKLLTALNQNLVKLETSHVLTALERQILGMMHKLVYNRDDTFYQQWLHRGDHALATFCSGGTLANLTAMWACRNLLMPADGDFAGLAREGLARGLLHYGYSGLAILVSELGHYSLKKTVDVLGLGQDALIKVDTDRNGRICIHDLQIQLQKLHQRNIKPMAIVGIAGSTETGSIDPLNVLADIAEQEQCHFHVDAAWGGASLLSERYRHLFKGIERADTVTIDAHKQMYVPMGLGMVLFRQPTLTHAIAQHANYIVRKGSKDLGRHTLEGSRSAMSLMLHSNFHLLGRQGLARLIDTSIEKAQQFADLIRQQADFELISEPQLCLLTYRYAPPLVLQALREGPNSVKPRLYELLNALNQNIQAVQWSAGTFFVSRTCLTPLQWARQPTTVLRVVLSNPLTTLALLENMLTEQRRLAQQNPLWQNLQDLAKDTVNPQPARSGS is encoded by the coding sequence ATGCAGCATTTTCCTGACAGTCTGAATGAGCAAGAATGGCAAACACTGCTCAGCCAGTTTATTCCCCGTCCTAGTGAGGAAGCGCTGCTCGAATTAGAAACGGACATGACAGGTGACACAACCGACGATTGTCGCCCTCCGTTAAACCACCCCATGCATGAACTGACAGAACTGGAAAGCAAGTTCTCTTCCGTGATTATCCCGGAATCGCCAGTCGATACCGGCACATATTCTCAGTATTTAAGCGCGGAGATCCTCAGTCAAGTTGTCCCCGTATCCTCCCCTGCCTTTGTGGGTCACATGACATCAGCGCTCCCCAATCATTTACCTGCGCTCGGCAAGTTATTGACCGCGTTGAATCAAAATTTGGTCAAGCTGGAAACATCACATGTTTTAACCGCACTGGAACGCCAGATATTGGGCATGATGCACAAATTGGTCTACAACCGGGACGACACGTTTTATCAGCAATGGCTTCACCGTGGTGATCACGCGCTGGCGACCTTCTGTTCGGGGGGAACGCTGGCTAATCTGACCGCCATGTGGGCATGTCGAAACCTGCTCATGCCCGCCGACGGGGATTTTGCCGGTCTTGCGCGCGAGGGGTTAGCCAGAGGCTTGTTACATTATGGCTACAGCGGCTTAGCGATTCTGGTCTCAGAGCTCGGACACTATTCACTGAAAAAAACCGTTGATGTACTCGGATTGGGGCAAGATGCGCTGATAAAAGTGGACACCGATCGGAATGGGCGGATCTGCATTCATGACCTGCAAATCCAATTACAGAAATTACATCAACGTAATATTAAACCGATGGCTATTGTCGGGATTGCTGGCTCCACAGAAACGGGCTCTATCGATCCATTGAATGTTCTGGCGGATATTGCAGAGCAGGAACAGTGTCATTTCCATGTTGACGCCGCCTGGGGCGGTGCCAGCCTGCTATCTGAGCGTTATCGGCATCTGTTTAAGGGGATCGAACGGGCCGATACCGTCACTATCGATGCCCATAAACAAATGTATGTGCCGATGGGGTTAGGTATGGTGTTATTCCGCCAGCCGACGCTGACCCATGCTATTGCTCAGCACGCGAATTACATTGTGCGTAAAGGATCTAAAGATCTGGGACGCCACACGCTGGAAGGTTCACGTAGCGCGATGTCGCTGATGCTCCACAGTAATTTCCATCTGCTTGGCCGACAAGGACTAGCTCGCCTGATCGATACAAGCATCGAAAAAGCACAGCAATTTGCCGATCTCATCCGCCAGCAAGCGGATTTTGAGTTAATCAGTGAACCACAACTTTGTCTGTTGACCTACCGATATGCCCCCCCGCTGGTATTACAGGCGCTACGCGAAGGCCCGAACTCCGTGAAACCGCGGCTATATGAATTGCTTAATGCACTTAACCAAAATATTCAGGCGGTGCAGTGGTCTGCGGGGACATTTTTTGTCTCCCGTACCTGCCTCACCCCCCTGCAATGGGCCAGACAACCCACAACAGTTTTACGTGTCGTTTTGTCAAATCCACTGACGACGTTAGCACTGCTTGAAAACATGCTTACCGAACAACGCCGATTGGCACAACAAAACCCACTCTGGCAGAATTTGCAGGATTTGGCGAAAGATACCGTCAATCCTCAACCCGCAAGATCGGGATCATAA